A genomic window from Chitinophaga pollutisoli includes:
- a CDS encoding PspC domain-containing protein, with the protein MNKVKDFVEWNTFGVCTAIGEKLGIATSRIRIFFIYATFLTMGSPLIVYMILAFWMNIKNYITNARRNPLRYL; encoded by the coding sequence ATGAATAAGGTCAAAGATTTTGTGGAGTGGAATACCTTTGGCGTGTGTACCGCCATTGGAGAGAAACTCGGCATCGCCACGTCCCGCATCCGTATTTTCTTCATCTATGCCACCTTCCTCACGATGGGCTCGCCCCTGATCGTGTATATGATCCTCGCATTCTGGATGAACATTAAAAACTACATCACCAACGCCCGCAGGAATCCCCTCCGCTACCTGTAA
- the hutU gene encoding urocanate hydratase encodes MKNINDFISQYAAHPHYKAPHGTTLHAKSWQTEAPLRMLLNNLDHEVAENPGELVVYGGIGQAARNREALQQIIQSLLTLDEEHSLLVQSGKPVGIVRTHREAPRVLLANSNLVPKWATWEHFNELRAKGLMMYGQMTAGSWIYIGTQGILQGTYETFVECGRQHFNGDLKGKLLVTAGIGGMGGAQPLAATMAGATFLGADVDPSRLQKRIDTRYLDRMTHSYEEAIAWVREAQAKGEAISVGLVSDAGDMLERMLQDGIIPDILTDQTSAHDPVNGYVPNNMSLEAAAELRVKDPAGYKQLSLKSMARHVGFMLEMQRRGSVTFDYGNNLREFAKEGGEADAFNFPGFTPAYIRPLFCEGKGPFRWVALSGDPEDIYTTDRALMELFPDNQPLISWLNKAQERVAFQGLPARICWLGMGEREKAGLLFNELVRTGKVKAPIVIGRDHLDCGSVASPNRETEAMKDGSDAVSDWTLLNLMSNTAGGATWVSFHHGGGVGMGYSQHAGMVVLADGTDRAEACLKRVLYNDPAMGIFRHADAGYEKAIEVRDQFGLGL; translated from the coding sequence ATGAAAAATATTAACGACTTCATTTCACAATACGCCGCGCATCCCCACTACAAAGCCCCGCACGGCACCACGCTGCACGCTAAAAGCTGGCAAACTGAGGCCCCGTTGCGCATGCTGCTCAACAACCTCGACCACGAAGTAGCCGAAAACCCCGGCGAGCTGGTGGTATACGGCGGCATCGGGCAGGCGGCGCGCAACCGCGAAGCGTTGCAACAGATCATCCAATCCCTGCTCACGCTCGACGAAGAACATTCATTGCTGGTGCAATCCGGCAAGCCGGTAGGCATCGTGCGCACGCATCGGGAGGCGCCGCGCGTGTTACTGGCCAATAGTAACCTCGTTCCCAAATGGGCCACCTGGGAGCATTTCAACGAGCTGCGCGCCAAAGGGCTCATGATGTACGGCCAAATGACGGCAGGCAGCTGGATTTATATCGGAACGCAGGGGATTCTGCAAGGGACGTATGAGACCTTCGTGGAATGCGGCCGCCAGCATTTCAACGGCGACCTGAAAGGCAAGCTCCTCGTGACCGCGGGCATCGGCGGCATGGGGGGCGCACAACCGCTCGCAGCCACCATGGCGGGCGCTACCTTCCTCGGCGCAGACGTAGACCCTTCGCGCCTGCAGAAGCGCATCGATACCAGATACCTCGATCGCATGACGCATTCCTACGAAGAGGCCATCGCATGGGTGCGCGAAGCACAGGCGAAAGGCGAAGCCATCTCCGTAGGGCTCGTGAGCGATGCCGGCGATATGCTGGAACGCATGTTGCAAGACGGTATCATCCCCGATATCCTCACCGACCAAACCTCCGCGCACGATCCTGTCAACGGTTACGTACCCAACAATATGAGCCTCGAAGCCGCCGCGGAGCTGCGGGTGAAAGATCCTGCGGGATACAAACAGTTGTCGCTGAAGAGCATGGCCCGCCACGTGGGTTTTATGCTGGAGATGCAGCGCCGCGGCTCAGTAACCTTCGATTACGGAAACAACCTCCGCGAGTTCGCCAAAGAAGGCGGTGAAGCGGATGCCTTCAATTTCCCCGGATTTACGCCGGCATACATTCGTCCGTTGTTCTGCGAGGGTAAAGGGCCCTTCCGCTGGGTGGCGCTTTCCGGCGATCCGGAAGATATTTATACAACGGACCGTGCGCTCATGGAACTGTTCCCCGACAACCAGCCCCTCATTAGCTGGTTGAACAAAGCGCAGGAAAGGGTTGCCTTCCAGGGATTGCCGGCGCGCATCTGCTGGCTGGGCATGGGCGAAAGGGAAAAGGCAGGGTTATTGTTTAATGAACTGGTAAGAACCGGCAAAGTGAAAGCACCGATCGTGATCGGCCGCGATCACCTCGACTGCGGTTCCGTGGCATCGCCCAACCGGGAAACGGAAGCGATGAAAGACGGTTCGGATGCCGTGTCGGACTGGACGCTGCTCAATCTCATGAGCAATACCGCCGGCGGCGCCACCTGGGTGTCTTTCCATCACGGAGGCGGCGTAGGCATGGGCTATTCGCAACATGCGGGCATGGTGGTGCTGGCCGACGGTACCGATCGGGCGGAAGCCTGCCTGAAACGCGTGCTGTACAACGATCCTGCGATGGGCATCTTCCGCCATGCAGACGCAGGTTATGAAAAAGCAATCGAAGTGCGCGACCAGTTCGGGCTCGGATTATAA
- the hutG gene encoding formimidoylglutamase, whose amino-acid sequence MTLVCYQPSVPGAWQGRNDGNDPDLLRWHQLIQPADISRGPLPAVPAGKKGIAFLGFSCDEGVRRNGGRTGAAAGPEALRKACSSFPVHFEGHVLADAGNIVCEGPQLEMAQEALSATVSHILQAGYLPVVLGGGHEVAFGHERGISRHYKDEVVGVINFDAHFDLREPGVEGASSGTGFWQIAQERKKAGQPFHYLALGIQQNSNTPRLFHTAAELGADYLPASLFQQKYHDQLVGAIRSFIQRNDRIYLTTCLDVFAAPYAPGVSATAYNGLVPDALFLDCFRTVLRTGKLAGADFAELNPSLDHDNRTAKLAASLVFETVMNYFLRQGD is encoded by the coding sequence ATGACCCTTGTATGTTACCAACCTTCCGTACCCGGCGCCTGGCAGGGCAGGAACGACGGCAATGACCCCGATCTGCTCCGCTGGCATCAGCTTATCCAACCGGCCGATATCAGCCGCGGCCCCTTACCCGCGGTCCCCGCGGGGAAAAAGGGCATCGCGTTCCTGGGGTTTTCCTGCGATGAGGGCGTCCGCCGCAACGGAGGGCGTACCGGCGCCGCGGCAGGCCCCGAAGCCCTGCGCAAGGCGTGCTCGTCGTTTCCCGTCCATTTTGAAGGCCACGTGCTGGCAGACGCGGGCAATATCGTTTGCGAAGGCCCGCAGCTGGAAATGGCGCAGGAGGCCCTGTCGGCAACAGTATCGCACATACTACAGGCAGGTTACCTGCCCGTAGTGCTAGGTGGCGGGCACGAAGTCGCCTTCGGCCACGAGCGCGGCATCAGCCGCCATTACAAAGACGAAGTGGTCGGCGTCATCAACTTCGACGCGCACTTCGACCTCCGGGAGCCCGGAGTGGAAGGCGCGTCTTCCGGCACAGGGTTCTGGCAGATCGCGCAGGAAAGGAAAAAAGCCGGGCAACCGTTTCATTATCTCGCCCTCGGCATCCAGCAAAATTCCAACACACCCCGGCTGTTCCATACCGCGGCGGAACTTGGAGCGGATTACCTGCCGGCGAGCCTCTTCCAGCAAAAGTATCACGACCAGCTCGTGGGCGCCATCCGTTCCTTCATCCAGCGCAACGACCGCATTTACCTCACCACCTGCCTCGATGTGTTTGCCGCTCCCTATGCGCCGGGAGTGAGCGCCACGGCCTACAACGGCCTCGTGCCCGATGCGCTGTTCCTCGACTGTTTCCGCACCGTGCTGCGCACGGGCAAACTGGCCGGCGCCGACTTCGCGGAACTGAATCCTTCCCTCGACCACGACAACCGCACGGCGAAGCTCGCAGCCTCGCTGGTGTTCGAAACGGTGATGAATTATTTCCTCCGGCAGGGCGATTAA
- a CDS encoding DUF4382 domain-containing protein, with protein sequence MRNTWKNLALGTLLLGGIATQTACSNSDSDGSPEKTRLQIALTDDPGDFAEVWIDVKEIRINSSDADDQNWVPLAGVKAGAYNLLELVNDRDTILADAEIPTGKISQIRLVLGDNNYLVTNEGERIDLTTPSAQQSGLKLNIHQAVVGGIINKLTLDFDVAKSIVKAGNSGKYILKPVIRTILEAVGGNIRGGVLPDSVQTAVLAIQGQDTIASTYSLGGGYLIRGIPAGAYDLHFLPTDTNFLPAVKPGVPVVLGQVTTVDTVRLPLK encoded by the coding sequence ATGAGAAACACATGGAAAAACCTCGCCCTTGGCACCCTTTTGCTGGGCGGAATCGCAACACAGACAGCCTGCTCCAACTCGGATTCAGACGGCTCTCCTGAAAAAACACGCCTCCAGATCGCCCTCACCGACGATCCCGGGGATTTTGCCGAAGTCTGGATCGACGTGAAAGAAATCCGAATCAACTCCTCGGATGCCGACGACCAGAACTGGGTACCCCTGGCTGGCGTAAAAGCAGGCGCCTACAACCTCCTGGAGCTCGTGAACGACCGCGACACCATCCTGGCCGACGCCGAGATACCCACCGGGAAAATTTCCCAGATCCGCCTCGTACTGGGCGACAATAACTACCTCGTGACCAACGAAGGCGAGCGGATCGACCTCACCACCCCTTCCGCGCAGCAATCCGGCCTTAAACTGAACATCCACCAGGCTGTGGTTGGCGGGATCATCAACAAGCTCACCCTTGATTTCGATGTAGCCAAATCTATCGTCAAAGCCGGCAACAGCGGTAAATACATCCTCAAACCCGTTATCCGCACCATTCTGGAAGCCGTAGGCGGCAACATCCGCGGCGGCGTATTGCCTGATTCGGTACAAACCGCCGTTCTTGCCATCCAGGGGCAGGACACCATCGCCAGCACCTACTCGCTCGGCGGCGGCTACCTCATCCGCGGCATCCCGGCGGGTGCTTACGATCTGCATTTCCTGCCGACAGACACCAACTTCCTGCCCGCCGTGAAACCCGGCGTACCGGTAGTGCTCGGCCAGGTGACAACGGTAGACACTGTGCGTCTTCCACTCAAATAG
- the hutI gene encoding imidazolonepropionase — protein sequence MKLIGPFAQLLPLTGLPEKGAISDEQLTVIPDGGVLVENGKAVAAGAFETLRKANPTAEIDKTDEPMVLLPGFVDCHTHICFAGSRSRDYAMRIAGKSYLDIARAGGGIWDSVTKTRAASDTELMENVVARANRHLREGVTTMEVKSGYGLDLDSELKMLRAIRTADQYTPASFVTTCLAAHIRPKDFDGDEKAYLHWILNELLPALHSEHLTERVDIFIEETAFSVAAARPFLREAKAMGFGITVHADQFTSGGSAVAVEVGALSADHLEASNAEDIRRLAASDTVAVVLPGASLGLGMGYAPARKLLDAGACVAIASDWNPGSAPMGDLLMQAAVISAAERLSAAEVFAALTFRAAKALGIRSSAADLQAYPCADYREILYHQGKLKPSIVWKDGERI from the coding sequence ATGAAACTCATCGGACCATTCGCGCAGCTATTGCCGCTGACCGGGTTGCCGGAAAAAGGGGCCATTTCCGACGAACAGCTGACCGTTATTCCCGATGGCGGGGTATTGGTGGAGAATGGAAAAGCCGTAGCCGCGGGAGCATTCGAAACGCTCCGAAAAGCCAATCCCACAGCGGAAATTGATAAGACCGACGAGCCGATGGTGTTGTTGCCGGGCTTCGTGGATTGCCATACCCATATCTGCTTCGCAGGAAGCCGTAGCCGCGATTATGCCATGCGCATCGCCGGCAAATCGTACCTCGACATCGCCCGCGCCGGCGGCGGCATCTGGGATTCGGTGACGAAAACCCGCGCCGCCTCCGATACGGAACTGATGGAAAACGTAGTGGCCCGCGCCAACCGTCATCTGCGCGAAGGCGTTACCACGATGGAAGTGAAAAGCGGTTACGGTTTAGATCTGGATTCGGAACTGAAGATGTTGCGCGCCATCCGAACGGCGGACCAGTATACGCCGGCGTCGTTCGTTACCACTTGCCTGGCGGCGCACATCCGCCCGAAGGATTTCGATGGCGACGAAAAAGCATACCTGCATTGGATATTAAACGAATTGCTGCCCGCCCTGCACTCGGAGCACCTGACGGAACGGGTGGATATTTTCATCGAGGAAACGGCATTCTCCGTGGCCGCCGCGCGCCCGTTTCTCCGGGAAGCGAAGGCGATGGGTTTCGGGATCACCGTGCACGCCGACCAGTTCACCAGCGGCGGCTCCGCCGTAGCGGTGGAAGTAGGCGCCTTGTCGGCTGACCACCTTGAAGCCTCCAACGCCGAAGACATCCGCAGGCTGGCGGCCTCCGACACGGTGGCGGTAGTGCTGCCGGGCGCATCATTAGGCCTGGGTATGGGATACGCCCCCGCCCGCAAGCTCCTCGACGCCGGCGCATGCGTAGCCATCGCCAGCGACTGGAATCCAGGTTCAGCGCCTATGGGCGACCTGCTCATGCAGGCGGCTGTTATAAGCGCGGCGGAACGGTTGTCGGCCGCGGAAGTGTTTGCCGCGCTCACGTTCCGCGCCGCGAAAGCACTGGGTATCCGATCGTCCGCGGCCGACCTGCAAGCTTATCCCTGCGCCGATTACCGGGAGATCCTCTATCACCAGGGCAAACTCAAACCCTCGATTGTGTGGAAAGATGGCGAACGCATCTGA
- a CDS encoding metallophosphoesterase family protein, which yields MKIGLMSDTHGYLHPQVFKYFENVDQIWHAGDIGNVALADELEGFKPLKAVYGNIDGQDIRIRYPEHNLFICEGVKVWMTHIGGYPPRYTPALKPHIQKKRPHLFITGHSHILKVVPDPALQLLHINPGACGKQGWHKVKTLVRFDCLNGEIKNLEVIELPD from the coding sequence ATGAAGATTGGATTGATGTCGGATACGCACGGATACCTCCATCCGCAGGTGTTTAAATATTTCGAAAACGTGGACCAGATCTGGCATGCGGGAGATATCGGCAACGTAGCGCTGGCCGATGAGCTGGAGGGTTTCAAGCCGCTGAAGGCCGTTTACGGAAATATCGACGGGCAGGATATACGTATCCGTTACCCCGAACACAATCTCTTCATTTGCGAAGGCGTGAAGGTCTGGATGACCCATATCGGCGGCTATCCTCCGCGATACACGCCCGCGCTCAAGCCACATATCCAGAAGAAGAGGCCGCATCTTTTCATCACCGGCCATTCCCATATCCTCAAAGTAGTGCCCGATCCGGCATTGCAATTGCTACATATCAACCCGGGCGCCTGCGGGAAGCAGGGCTGGCACAAGGTGAAAACCCTCGTGCGCTTCGATTGCCTGAACGGGGAAATTAAAAATCTCGAAGTGATTGAACTGCCCGACTAG
- a CDS encoding aconitate hydratase, translating to MVFDIDMIKKLYAALPGKVEATRKLLGRPLTLAEKILYAHLYEPTTTPYERGKSYVEFAPDRVAMQDATAQMALLQFMTCGRDQVAVPSTVHCDHLIQAKTGAVQDLATAIDTNKEVYDFLSSISDKYGIGFWKPGAGIIHQVVLENYAFPGGMMIGTDSHTPNAGGLGMLAIGVGGADAVDVMAGLAWELKMPKLIGVKLTGKLSGWASPKDVILRVAGILTVKGGTGCIVEYFGEGADSMSATGKGTICNMGAEIGATCSVFAYDKGMAEYLKATSRAEVAALADGVREHLRPDDAVYADPAKFYDQVIEINLDELEPYVNGPFTPDLAWPISKFAQAVKENNWPEKLEVALIGSCTNSSYEDISRSASLAKQAIDKNLEVHSEFTITPGSELVRYTIERDGLLDTFDQIGGVVLANACGPCIGQWARHIDDPNRKNSIITSFNRNFAKRNDGLASTHAFVASPEIVTALAIAGDLTFNPLTDTLKNRDGKEVKLDEPKGYELPPQGFDVKDAGYQAPAEDGSGVQVIVSPTSDRLQLLEAFKAWEGTDLKGLKLLIKAKGKCTTDHISMAGPWLKYRGHLDNISNNMLIGAVNAYNDKTDTVKNQLTGEYGAVPATQRAYKAAGIGSIVVGDENYGEGSSREHAAMEPRHLGVRAILVKSFARIHETNLKKQGMLALTFADKDDYEKIQEDDVIDIVGLTEFVPGSTLTVVFHHKDGSQDAITVNHTYNQQQIEWFKAGGALNVIRAQFAAAK from the coding sequence ATGGTGTTTGATATTGACATGATTAAAAAATTGTATGCGGCACTCCCGGGTAAAGTGGAAGCTACCCGTAAGTTGTTGGGCCGGCCGCTTACACTGGCAGAGAAGATCCTTTATGCGCACTTGTACGAACCGACGACTACACCGTACGAAAGAGGGAAATCCTATGTGGAATTTGCTCCGGACCGTGTAGCTATGCAGGACGCGACAGCGCAGATGGCTTTGCTGCAATTCATGACCTGCGGCCGCGACCAGGTAGCCGTACCGTCCACCGTTCACTGCGATCACCTGATCCAGGCGAAAACGGGCGCCGTGCAGGACCTTGCCACCGCGATCGACACCAATAAGGAAGTTTACGACTTTTTATCTTCTATCTCCGATAAATACGGCATCGGTTTCTGGAAACCCGGCGCCGGTATCATTCACCAGGTTGTGCTGGAGAACTACGCGTTCCCCGGCGGCATGATGATCGGTACGGACTCCCACACCCCCAACGCGGGCGGCCTCGGCATGCTGGCGATCGGTGTTGGCGGCGCCGACGCGGTTGACGTAATGGCAGGCCTGGCATGGGAACTGAAAATGCCGAAACTGATCGGTGTGAAACTGACCGGTAAACTGAGCGGCTGGGCTTCTCCGAAAGACGTGATCCTCCGCGTTGCCGGCATCCTCACCGTAAAAGGCGGCACCGGCTGCATCGTGGAATACTTCGGCGAAGGCGCCGACTCCATGAGCGCCACCGGTAAAGGAACCATCTGCAACATGGGTGCTGAAATCGGCGCTACCTGCTCCGTATTCGCTTACGACAAAGGCATGGCCGAATACCTGAAAGCCACCAGCCGCGCCGAAGTGGCCGCACTGGCCGACGGCGTGCGCGAACACCTCCGTCCGGACGACGCCGTATACGCCGACCCCGCCAAGTTCTACGACCAGGTGATCGAGATCAACCTCGACGAGCTGGAGCCTTACGTAAACGGCCCCTTTACGCCGGACCTGGCATGGCCTATCTCCAAATTCGCACAGGCCGTTAAGGAAAACAACTGGCCCGAGAAGCTGGAAGTAGCCCTGATCGGCTCCTGCACCAACTCTTCCTACGAAGACATCTCCCGTTCCGCGTCCCTCGCGAAACAGGCGATCGATAAGAACCTGGAAGTACATTCCGAATTCACCATCACCCCCGGCTCCGAGCTGGTGCGTTACACCATCGAAAGAGACGGCCTGCTCGATACTTTCGACCAGATCGGCGGCGTGGTGCTCGCGAATGCCTGCGGTCCCTGCATCGGCCAGTGGGCCCGTCATATCGACGATCCCAACCGCAAAAACTCCATCATCACTTCCTTCAACCGGAACTTCGCCAAACGTAACGACGGCCTCGCTTCCACCCACGCTTTCGTGGCGTCTCCCGAGATCGTGACGGCGCTGGCCATCGCGGGCGACCTCACCTTCAACCCCCTTACCGACACGCTGAAAAACCGCGACGGTAAAGAGGTGAAGCTTGACGAGCCCAAAGGTTACGAACTCCCTCCGCAGGGCTTCGACGTGAAAGACGCCGGCTACCAGGCGCCTGCTGAAGACGGCTCCGGCGTGCAGGTAATCGTGTCCCCCACCTCCGACCGCCTCCAGCTCCTGGAAGCTTTCAAGGCATGGGAAGGTACCGACCTGAAAGGACTGAAGCTTCTCATCAAAGCGAAAGGCAAGTGTACTACCGACCACATCTCCATGGCAGGCCCCTGGTTGAAATACCGCGGCCACCTGGACAATATCTCCAACAACATGCTGATCGGCGCCGTGAACGCGTATAACGACAAAACGGACACCGTGAAGAACCAGCTGACCGGCGAATATGGCGCGGTACCGGCTACCCAGCGCGCTTACAAAGCCGCAGGCATCGGTTCCATCGTTGTGGGCGACGAAAACTACGGTGAAGGTTCCAGCCGCGAACACGCTGCCATGGAGCCCCGTCACCTCGGCGTTCGTGCGATTCTTGTGAAATCCTTCGCGCGTATCCACGAAACCAACCTGAAGAAACAAGGCATGCTTGCGCTGACCTTCGCCGATAAGGACGATTACGAAAAAATCCAGGAAGATGATGTGATCGACATCGTAGGCCTGACCGAATTTGTTCCCGGCTCTACGCTGACCGTAGTGTTCCATCACAAAGACGGCTCCCAGGATGCCATCACCGTGAACCACACTTACAATCAGCAGCAGATCGAATGGTTCAAAGCCGGCGGTGCGCTGAACGTGATCCGCGCCCAGTTCGCAGCAGCCAAGTAA